From Phaeocystidibacter marisrubri, the proteins below share one genomic window:
- a CDS encoding sodium:solute symporter: MQTLDWIVLGITLVGIVLYGVWKSRKDQNLDGFLRGEKMSWSTIGLSIMATQASAITFLSTPGQAYEEGMGFVQFYFGLPIAIVIISAFFLPVYYKMKVFTAYEYLEKRFDLRVRLFTALLFLVSRGLAAGITIYAPAIILSKIMSWNLQMTILIVGILVILYTVSGGTKAVSMTQKWQMVVILFGMVLAFFLIVHELPDSLSFASGMELAGVLGKMEIIDTSLELDNRYTLISGLTGGVFLMLSYFGTDQSQVQRYLGGKSLKESRLGLIFNGLFKVPMQFFILLVGVMVFIFYQVVSPPIFFNSSGLERAADLGYNGQIEIHKDHFNEIQFQKQEAIAKWLKAEGHAKLELEDDIRHFEAEAQEEREEVKDFLQAVDPGIERKDSDYIFLTFVLDYMPVGIVGLLLAVIMSAAMSSTAGELNALASTTVVDFVQRLRLTGKDESIDSNYELRRKELDEDSEGSILSMSKMFTALWGLLAIVIALSANLVDNLIQLVNILGSLFYGTILGIFIIAFFLKKITARPVFIAAIVAEIAVLVTHTLNIMDVIEIGYLMYNVIGCGVVLFLALLLSAINPDSPYDYIDAED; encoded by the coding sequence ATGCAAACGTTAGATTGGATTGTATTGGGAATTACCCTGGTTGGTATTGTACTATACGGTGTTTGGAAATCTAGAAAGGACCAAAACCTAGATGGATTCCTTCGGGGTGAGAAAATGTCGTGGTCAACCATAGGCCTCAGTATTATGGCTACCCAAGCCAGTGCGATTACGTTCTTAAGTACACCCGGACAAGCGTATGAAGAAGGGATGGGGTTTGTTCAATTCTACTTCGGACTTCCAATTGCCATCGTCATTATAAGTGCTTTCTTCCTTCCGGTTTACTACAAGATGAAGGTGTTTACGGCCTATGAGTATTTGGAGAAGCGTTTTGATCTTCGCGTTCGGCTCTTTACAGCTTTACTCTTCTTGGTTTCCAGGGGATTAGCGGCTGGAATTACCATTTATGCTCCAGCTATTATATTGTCGAAAATCATGTCTTGGAATCTCCAGATGACCATCTTAATTGTGGGAATACTGGTGATATTATATACGGTTTCAGGAGGGACCAAGGCCGTCTCTATGACCCAGAAATGGCAGATGGTCGTCATACTCTTTGGGATGGTTCTGGCCTTTTTCTTAATCGTTCACGAACTTCCAGATAGCCTGTCTTTTGCCAGTGGAATGGAACTAGCGGGAGTGCTAGGAAAGATGGAAATCATAGACACTTCACTAGAACTCGACAATCGATATACCCTTATATCGGGATTGACAGGGGGTGTCTTCCTCATGCTGAGTTACTTCGGAACAGATCAGAGTCAAGTACAGCGATATCTCGGAGGTAAATCATTGAAAGAAAGTCGACTCGGTTTGATTTTCAACGGACTTTTCAAAGTGCCCATGCAGTTCTTTATCCTTCTTGTGGGGGTAATGGTCTTCATTTTTTACCAAGTCGTTTCTCCTCCCATTTTCTTCAATTCCTCCGGTTTGGAGCGCGCTGCAGATTTGGGATACAATGGGCAAATCGAGATCCACAAAGATCATTTCAACGAGATTCAATTCCAGAAGCAAGAAGCTATTGCCAAGTGGTTAAAAGCAGAGGGACATGCAAAGTTGGAATTAGAGGATGATATCCGACATTTTGAAGCGGAAGCTCAAGAAGAAAGAGAAGAAGTAAAAGACTTCCTTCAAGCCGTTGATCCTGGCATAGAACGCAAGGATAGTGACTATATCTTCCTAACTTTTGTTTTGGACTACATGCCTGTTGGTATTGTTGGACTTCTCTTGGCCGTGATAATGTCGGCCGCCATGTCTAGTACTGCCGGTGAACTCAACGCCCTCGCTTCAACTACAGTTGTCGATTTTGTGCAGCGACTCCGGCTGACAGGAAAGGATGAGTCTATTGATTCTAACTATGAATTGAGAAGAAAGGAATTGGACGAAGATTCCGAAGGTTCCATACTGTCTATGTCAAAGATGTTTACCGCTCTTTGGGGATTGCTTGCCATTGTGATTGCCCTGAGTGCAAACTTGGTAGATAACCTCATACAGCTGGTCAATATTTTAGGATCTCTGTTTTACGGAACCATATTAGGTATTTTCATCATTGCGTTTTTCCTCAAGAAAATCACAGCTCGCCCCGTGTTTATTGCGGCTATTGTTGCTGAGATTGCCGTCCTGGTTACCCATACCTTGAACATCATGGATGTTATTGAAATTGGCTATTTGATGTACAATGTGATTGGTTGTGGTGTGGTGTTGTTTTTGGCTTTACTGCTATCGGCCATCAATCCTGACTCTCCCTATGATTATATTGATGCAGAAGATTAA
- a CDS encoding S8 family serine peptidase, translating to MNKLYTTALLTAFMATHSLFAQESPRLLLNSGTYELQPSAISEALTLNEAEGLTAIRIVQFERPLLQEERELAEFKLGEILGYLPENAYIMILKSDVRLEDFEGLPLYGVARLSPEMKMTHRLYHMDIPDYAWRGDRRIEVVAGLDKYANAEVISQNLIAAGFTVVEYNVQQRTITLEIDVDNRTVLAAHPHILFIQPGEAPAEPENFNAIRSARSTTIKNRFAGGRHYDGSGVVVGHGDDGDIGPHIDYTGRIIARNTNASSGDHGDHVAGTIFGAGNINPLAEGMAPGADLYYYRYPRNLNNVDADYQSDAVRITNSSYSNGCNAGYTAFTQQVDEDGLQNPKLLHVFSAGNDGASNCGYGAGAGWGNITGGHKIGKNVIATANVTAADQIAGSSSRGPAADGRLKPDVASVGTSVYSTIDPNTYGYKTGTSMAAPGVAGAAAQLFQAFVENQGSEPDGGLLKAFMMNTADDLGNAGPDFIYGYGRINNLRAVRDIEDGNYITDSVTTSQRDSFLVSVPPNTAELRVMVYWTDPAGSINSARPLVNDLNATVVTSNGTVYQPWVLDPTPQVANLNAPAVRATDSLNNTEQITIDNPSAGDVYVKVEGTNVPLGPQKYYIVYSFVPDAVELTYPFGGEAIIAGTQTEIYWDASPGTSSFTIEFSDDNGSSWSALTTAGANARRATWNVPSNLATDQALVRISRGTQTDVVNSPLVVVGRPNQIGVVQACPDSFTVRWQPVIGANEYEIYTLGNKYMDSIGRTTDTFYVFRGYSPNNEIWYSVSAVPTVGGKAGQRAIAKTKATGLQNCAIYRDLAAFEISSPQPGNIQSCHDLSAMPIIIELSNAGLSTLDTLPIAYSVNSTLYRDTLFTTLNTSGSTQMTLSTTINGNVGGSFDVKVWSELSNDGNRYNDTAEVNFTVVTSGSAKAIPFVETFDSWTNCGIATDCGATVCSLFNDFENLANGVIDDIDWRTNNGSTSSSGTGPSNDHTQGNSLGKYLYLEASGSCNFKEAVLMSPCIDITAANQPELSFWYHMNGADIGELRVDIFSEGIWYLDVITPLTGPQGNAWMRVSTSLIPWAGKVVSVRFRGSTGGDYQGDLAIDDLSVIESNVAPTADFIADKNTPCLGETVRLEDKSVNVASSWNWSITPSTFNFVNGTTANSQNPEVQFTALGNYDIKLVASNSVGSDSITKAGFITLNNGLTLPFIEDFQNGFVPTGWELDNPDNLLTWEGQSCLGPDGTATIAARVNNFSYNASGQLDALVSSSFDLISLGNPAVVFDISYSGHTNNSNDRLRMEVSTDCGLTWNATGYDYTGSDLRTTATTSSNYIPTSAAAWRQDTVDLTSYAGQSVKIRFVNITDGGNNLYLDNIQLYDLSVAAPSAGFVSDLQDSCLSRTLTFTYTGNATDVEWDFGSGATPSIASGVGPHAVLYSFSGSKRVQMDATNLGGSTHTDLYFILGNPPIARFNYAVDVTDSMTYNFTNTSLGTITNYTWDFDDNGATSTSTNAQHTFSTGGDHDVMLIAENRCGPDTVITTIAGISVPENAPASWVLAPVPASDFITLMNTDGNLEIQSSAIYNMQGQLLSEVSSESTLQSITFNTSQLPVGVYFLRVQSNGEVITYRFVVGR from the coding sequence ATGAATAAGCTTTACACTACAGCACTGTTAACAGCATTCATGGCTACCCATTCACTCTTCGCACAAGAGTCGCCGCGATTGCTACTTAACAGTGGCACCTACGAATTACAGCCATCGGCTATTTCAGAAGCCTTAACGCTGAATGAAGCTGAAGGTTTAACCGCTATTCGAATTGTTCAATTCGAACGTCCACTTCTTCAAGAAGAACGAGAATTGGCCGAATTTAAGTTGGGTGAAATCCTCGGTTATCTTCCAGAGAACGCGTACATCATGATTCTGAAAAGCGACGTACGTCTTGAAGACTTTGAGGGACTTCCCCTGTATGGTGTTGCGCGCTTGTCTCCGGAAATGAAAATGACTCATCGCCTGTATCACATGGATATTCCAGACTATGCATGGCGAGGCGACCGCAGAATAGAAGTAGTGGCTGGTCTAGATAAGTATGCCAACGCCGAGGTTATCTCTCAAAACCTCATTGCCGCTGGTTTTACTGTAGTTGAATACAACGTACAACAACGAACCATTACTCTGGAAATAGATGTAGACAACAGAACGGTTCTAGCCGCTCATCCTCATATCCTCTTTATTCAACCTGGCGAAGCTCCTGCAGAACCGGAAAATTTCAACGCGATTCGCAGTGCACGTTCAACCACCATCAAAAATCGGTTTGCAGGAGGTAGACATTACGATGGATCTGGCGTAGTTGTAGGCCATGGTGATGATGGCGACATTGGACCGCACATTGACTACACCGGTCGGATTATCGCAAGAAATACAAACGCAAGTAGCGGAGATCACGGTGACCACGTGGCAGGAACCATCTTTGGCGCGGGAAATATCAATCCTCTTGCAGAAGGTATGGCCCCTGGCGCAGACCTCTACTACTATCGCTACCCACGCAACTTGAATAACGTGGATGCAGATTACCAAAGTGATGCCGTTCGCATTACTAACTCAAGTTACTCCAACGGTTGTAATGCCGGTTACACGGCCTTCACCCAACAAGTGGATGAAGATGGATTGCAAAACCCAAAACTTCTTCATGTCTTCAGTGCCGGAAACGACGGAGCATCAAACTGTGGATACGGAGCTGGTGCTGGTTGGGGGAATATTACCGGTGGTCATAAAATCGGCAAAAATGTCATTGCAACTGCAAACGTCACAGCTGCCGACCAGATTGCTGGCTCTAGTTCTAGAGGTCCAGCGGCAGATGGCCGACTCAAGCCAGACGTAGCAAGTGTAGGTACTTCCGTTTACTCTACAATTGATCCTAACACCTACGGTTACAAAACGGGAACATCCATGGCCGCTCCTGGTGTGGCTGGTGCAGCTGCCCAATTGTTTCAAGCCTTTGTTGAAAATCAAGGTTCTGAACCCGATGGAGGTTTGCTCAAGGCTTTTATGATGAATACTGCGGACGACCTCGGTAACGCCGGACCGGACTTCATTTATGGTTACGGTAGAATCAACAACCTACGTGCGGTTCGCGATATCGAAGATGGGAATTACATCACTGACTCAGTAACCACCAGTCAACGCGATAGTTTCCTTGTATCTGTTCCACCTAACACCGCCGAATTGCGCGTGATGGTTTATTGGACCGATCCTGCAGGATCTATCAATTCTGCCCGTCCTTTGGTGAACGATCTCAACGCAACCGTAGTAACTTCCAATGGCACGGTATATCAACCTTGGGTACTCGACCCTACCCCACAAGTGGCCAATTTGAATGCTCCTGCTGTTCGTGCAACAGATTCATTGAATAATACAGAACAAATCACCATTGATAACCCAAGTGCTGGTGATGTTTATGTAAAGGTGGAGGGAACAAACGTTCCACTTGGTCCTCAGAAATATTACATCGTTTACTCTTTTGTACCTGATGCCGTTGAGTTGACCTATCCATTTGGTGGTGAGGCTATCATTGCTGGAACTCAGACCGAAATCTACTGGGATGCTTCTCCGGGAACTTCATCATTTACGATTGAATTCTCGGATGATAACGGCTCGAGCTGGTCGGCCTTGACCACCGCTGGTGCCAATGCTCGACGAGCAACATGGAATGTACCGAGTAACCTCGCAACCGATCAGGCGCTTGTTCGAATTTCTCGTGGAACTCAAACCGATGTGGTAAACAGTCCACTTGTAGTTGTAGGTAGACCCAATCAAATTGGAGTGGTTCAAGCTTGTCCCGACAGTTTCACGGTACGTTGGCAGCCGGTAATTGGCGCTAATGAATACGAGATATACACTTTGGGCAACAAATACATGGACAGTATTGGTAGAACTACCGATACCTTCTACGTATTCCGCGGTTACTCGCCAAACAACGAAATTTGGTATTCCGTTTCAGCCGTTCCTACGGTTGGAGGAAAAGCAGGCCAACGTGCCATTGCCAAGACCAAGGCCACTGGACTTCAAAACTGTGCAATCTATCGCGACTTAGCAGCATTTGAAATTTCGAGTCCACAACCTGGAAACATTCAGAGTTGTCATGATCTAAGTGCGATGCCTATCATCATTGAGCTATCCAATGCAGGGTTGAGTACTTTGGATACCTTGCCGATTGCCTATTCGGTGAATAGTACGCTGTATCGCGACACCCTTTTCACGACGCTTAACACTTCGGGTTCAACCCAAATGACACTTTCCACTACCATTAATGGAAATGTAGGAGGTAGTTTTGATGTGAAAGTTTGGAGTGAATTGTCAAATGACGGCAACCGATACAACGATACAGCAGAAGTGAATTTCACAGTAGTAACTTCTGGATCGGCTAAAGCCATACCTTTTGTGGAAACCTTCGATTCATGGACCAACTGTGGAATTGCCACCGACTGTGGAGCAACGGTTTGTTCACTATTCAATGATTTCGAAAATCTCGCGAATGGTGTGATTGATGATATCGATTGGAGAACCAACAACGGCTCCACTTCGTCCAGTGGAACAGGACCTTCAAATGATCACACCCAAGGAAATTCATTGGGCAAATATCTCTACTTGGAAGCCAGCGGCTCATGTAACTTCAAAGAAGCCGTATTGATGAGTCCATGTATCGATATTACAGCTGCTAATCAACCTGAGCTTTCCTTCTGGTACCACATGAATGGTGCAGATATTGGTGAACTTCGCGTGGATATTTTCAGCGAAGGCATTTGGTATTTAGATGTCATTACCCCACTAACGGGACCACAAGGAAATGCTTGGATGCGTGTTTCTACGAGTTTGATTCCTTGGGCTGGAAAAGTAGTTTCTGTTCGATTTAGAGGGTCAACTGGTGGTGATTACCAAGGCGACTTAGCCATTGACGATTTGAGTGTCATTGAATCCAATGTAGCTCCTACGGCCGACTTCATCGCCGATAAGAATACTCCTTGTTTGGGCGAAACCGTTCGCCTTGAGGATAAAAGTGTGAATGTAGCCTCTTCTTGGAATTGGAGCATCACTCCTTCTACCTTCAACTTTGTGAATGGTACTACAGCAAATAGTCAAAATCCTGAAGTTCAGTTTACCGCTTTGGGGAACTATGACATCAAGCTCGTGGCTAGCAATTCTGTGGGGTCAGATTCCATTACCAAGGCCGGATTCATCACTCTAAACAACGGATTAACTCTTCCATTTATAGAAGATTTCCAAAACGGATTTGTGCCTACCGGATGGGAGTTGGACAATCCTGACAACCTCCTCACCTGGGAAGGACAGTCTTGTTTAGGCCCCGATGGCACAGCTACCATTGCTGCACGAGTGAACAACTTCAGTTACAATGCATCTGGACAGTTGGATGCACTGGTTTCAAGTAGCTTCGATCTGATTTCACTGGGCAACCCTGCCGTGGTGTTTGATATTTCATATTCCGGGCACACTAACAATTCAAACGATCGTCTGCGCATGGAGGTTTCTACGGACTGTGGACTGACTTGGAATGCCACTGGATATGACTACACCGGTAGTGATTTGCGTACTACGGCAACCACTTCTAGCAACTACATTCCAACAAGCGCTGCCGCTTGGCGTCAGGATACGGTCGACTTAACTTCTTATGCTGGTCAGAGTGTTAAAATTCGTTTCGTGAATATCACCGATGGTGGAAACAATCTCTACCTCGACAACATTCAGTTGTACGATTTGAGCGTTGCCGCCCCTTCAGCTGGATTTGTGAGCGACTTACAAGACTCTTGTTTAAGTAGAACATTGACCTTCACTTATACAGGTAACGCTACGGATGTAGAATGGGACTTCGGATCTGGAGCTACACCATCAATAGCATCGGGCGTTGGTCCTCATGCTGTCTTGTACAGCTTTAGCGGATCTAAGAGAGTACAAATGGATGCTACCAACTTGGGTGGATCCACTCATACAGACTTGTACTTCATCTTGGGTAACCCTCCTATTGCACGATTTAATTATGCCGTGGATGTCACTGATTCCATGACATACAATTTCACCAATACAAGTTTGGGAACCATCACTAACTACACTTGGGACTTTGACGATAATGGAGCTACGAGCACCAGTACGAATGCTCAACACACCTTCTCAACTGGAGGAGATCACGATGTGATGTTAATTGCCGAGAACCGTTGTGGTCCAGATACAGTCATAACCACCATTGCGGGCATTTCTGTTCCTGAAAACGCTCCGGCAAGTTGGGTACTCGCTCCAGTTCCTGCCAGCGACTTCATCACATTGATGAACACGGATGGAAACTTGGAAATTCAATCTTCAGCGATTTACAATATGCAAGGACAACTGCTTTCTGAAGTATCGAGTGAATCAACACTTCAGAGCATCACATTCAACACCAGCCAACTTCCAGTTGGAGTGTATTTCCTTCGCGTTCAATCTAACGGTGAAGTCATTACTTACCGCTTTGTAGTGGGAAGGTAA
- a CDS encoding PIG-L family deacetylase, translated as MMKRFSLFVFASVISVSLNAQSSGQIQKKIEKLNTFQKVLYIAAHPDDENTRVIAWLGNGRNAEVRYLSLTRGDGGQNMIGTELGPHLGILRTQELLAARSIDGGTQAFSRAVDFGYSKTSDETLEKWNHDVVLGDVVRAIRTFRPDVIVTRFPPDSRGGHGHHTASAMLALEAYELAANPDAFPEQLNNEIEPWQPKSVYWNTYSWRWDPNLDSLAANDPKYIKSDIGGYDRYLGESYVEIGSKARSQHKCQGFGVSITMGETFEYFQHLKGDVVEEDLLESIDRSWETVGATPEVARLAEAIQEEFDPQHPEASLPKLLALRAGIVDHLEQHWAQIKLQQVDELIADCAGLYVEVIAEDWSALPSVYFNAKARLIARGTDGLSVTSVTWPNGGLTLKKAEELPLNRFFTQSLQIKTPMEVSQPYWLRAPFDASYHVTDPTLIGLPQNPPVCEVEFRIEYENAGFFVRVPVDYKWSDRVEGEQRRPFVVSPRATATFDEPVFIFASDESKTVRIRVKSFEDNFSTAARLKVPEGWSVSPRSIPLDFTDKYEEKVVAFEVTPPAESSEGTLQPELAFVSDPIQEFTEIAYPHIPTQVVFGNAQSKVVRLNLVIDKGTIGYIQGAGDEVDVAIQQMGFHVVNLSENDLANSDDLGMFQTIVIGIRAYNVHPWLLNYKEKLMKYVENGGNLVVQYNTATRDLLSSDIGPYPFTIGRDRVTEEDARVRFIDPAHPFFNNPNAISESDFEGWVQERGLYFATDWDKKYQPLLSWHDEGEPARIGGLIFAPYGKGSFTYVGISFFRELPAGVPGAFRLLANILSYE; from the coding sequence ATGATGAAGAGATTTAGTTTGTTCGTTTTTGCCAGTGTTATTAGTGTTTCGCTCAACGCTCAATCGTCCGGACAAATTCAAAAGAAGATAGAAAAGCTCAATACTTTTCAGAAGGTTCTATATATCGCCGCCCATCCCGATGACGAGAATACTCGAGTAATTGCATGGTTGGGAAATGGAAGAAATGCAGAGGTTCGCTACTTGTCTCTCACTCGTGGGGATGGCGGACAGAATATGATTGGTACTGAGCTAGGGCCGCATTTGGGAATCTTGAGAACACAGGAATTACTGGCGGCTAGAAGTATTGATGGAGGAACACAAGCATTTAGTAGAGCGGTAGACTTTGGGTATTCAAAAACATCGGATGAGACTTTGGAGAAGTGGAATCACGATGTGGTACTCGGCGATGTTGTTCGAGCCATTCGCACATTTCGTCCCGATGTGATTGTGACGCGTTTCCCGCCCGATTCACGAGGAGGGCATGGTCACCATACAGCTAGTGCAATGTTGGCGTTAGAAGCCTATGAATTAGCGGCTAACCCAGATGCTTTTCCTGAGCAATTGAACAATGAGATTGAACCATGGCAGCCCAAATCGGTCTATTGGAATACCTATAGCTGGAGATGGGATCCGAACTTGGATTCTCTTGCCGCAAATGATCCGAAGTACATCAAATCGGATATTGGTGGGTACGATCGATACCTAGGTGAATCGTATGTAGAAATTGGATCTAAAGCCCGCAGTCAGCATAAATGCCAAGGGTTTGGCGTAAGCATTACTATGGGGGAAACTTTTGAATATTTCCAACACTTGAAAGGGGATGTAGTAGAAGAGGATTTGCTAGAGTCCATTGATAGAAGTTGGGAAACAGTTGGTGCTACGCCAGAAGTCGCTCGCCTCGCTGAAGCGATTCAAGAGGAGTTTGATCCACAGCACCCGGAGGCCAGTTTGCCTAAGCTATTGGCACTTCGCGCGGGCATTGTTGATCATTTAGAACAGCACTGGGCACAGATTAAGCTACAACAGGTTGATGAGCTTATCGCTGATTGTGCTGGACTTTATGTGGAAGTGATCGCGGAAGATTGGTCGGCCTTACCCAGCGTATACTTCAATGCCAAAGCTCGATTGATAGCTCGTGGAACCGATGGATTAAGCGTTACTTCTGTTACCTGGCCTAATGGTGGTTTAACATTAAAGAAGGCGGAAGAACTACCCTTGAATCGCTTCTTTACACAATCACTACAGATCAAAACTCCTATGGAAGTGAGTCAGCCATACTGGTTACGCGCACCGTTTGATGCAAGCTATCACGTGACGGATCCCACGCTTATAGGACTTCCGCAAAACCCTCCTGTCTGTGAAGTTGAATTCCGAATAGAGTATGAGAATGCGGGCTTCTTTGTTCGAGTTCCCGTCGATTATAAGTGGAGCGATAGAGTAGAAGGTGAGCAACGACGTCCATTTGTGGTTTCCCCTCGTGCAACCGCTACTTTTGACGAACCTGTCTTCATTTTCGCAAGTGATGAAAGTAAGACCGTCCGCATTCGAGTAAAGAGCTTTGAAGATAATTTTTCAACGGCAGCTCGACTAAAAGTACCGGAAGGGTGGTCGGTTTCACCGCGGTCTATCCCACTTGATTTTACCGATAAATATGAAGAAAAGGTAGTGGCCTTTGAGGTAACACCGCCTGCAGAGAGCAGCGAAGGAACCCTTCAGCCCGAGTTGGCTTTTGTGAGTGATCCAATTCAAGAGTTCACCGAAATTGCATATCCACACATTCCTACTCAAGTTGTTTTTGGAAATGCACAATCCAAGGTCGTTCGATTGAATTTGGTGATTGATAAAGGAACCATCGGTTACATTCAAGGAGCAGGAGATGAGGTAGATGTGGCCATCCAGCAAATGGGCTTTCATGTGGTGAACTTGAGTGAGAATGACTTGGCCAACTCGGACGATCTAGGAATGTTTCAAACCATTGTCATTGGCATTCGAGCTTACAATGTTCATCCTTGGCTATTGAACTACAAGGAGAAGTTGATGAAGTATGTGGAGAATGGCGGAAACTTGGTGGTTCAATACAATACCGCCACCCGCGATTTGCTCTCATCTGATATCGGTCCCTATCCTTTTACAATTGGTAGAGATAGAGTAACCGAGGAAGATGCTCGTGTGCGGTTTATAGATCCTGCACATCCCTTCTTCAACAATCCCAATGCAATTTCGGAAAGTGATTTTGAAGGATGGGTTCAGGAAAGAGGACTTTACTTTGCCACAGATTGGGACAAGAAATACCAACCTTTGCTCTCTTGGCATGACGAAGGAGAGCCTGCTCGAATTGGTGGACTGATTTTTGCCCCGTACGGAAAGGGAAGTTTCACCTATGTGGGAATTAGTTTCTTTAGAGAATTGCCAGCAGGTGTTCCTGGAGCATTTAGATTACTAGCCAATATCCTCTCTTATGAGTAA
- a CDS encoding patatin-like phospholipase family protein, which produces MSWLSDIWKSKDKDPVIGVCLSGGGARGVIHIGYLKALEERDIPIHSVSGTSMGAIVSLLSASGLNADDMLEAFIDLDIDSNTKRFKLLKAAFQQGLNTLYDRLHGIVRVDDFSELQKDCYLTASELRSGSPVIFKSGNPVHAALASASIPLIFHPYKMGDKVYVDGGLFNNFPIDPLIESCTHILGSHANHLAEDDDLGSTMKIADRVFRLAIFQNVRYRMELCDSFIDPSEARKYTTLGFDPSILRELFQIGYEAGKAELDQIEKILKSESEKHESRSNFTEIIKITHTEMKEK; this is translated from the coding sequence ATGAGTTGGTTAAGTGATATTTGGAAGAGCAAGGATAAAGACCCTGTAATTGGAGTTTGTCTTTCTGGTGGAGGGGCTCGCGGTGTAATCCACATTGGATATTTAAAGGCCTTGGAGGAGCGTGATATTCCCATTCATTCGGTTTCTGGAACCAGTATGGGCGCTATTGTTTCTCTGTTGTCGGCATCAGGATTGAACGCAGACGACATGTTAGAAGCCTTTATCGACTTGGATATAGACAGCAATACCAAGCGGTTCAAACTGTTGAAAGCTGCATTTCAACAAGGCTTGAATACCTTATACGACAGGCTACATGGTATCGTGAGGGTAGATGATTTCTCAGAACTTCAGAAGGATTGCTATCTGACAGCTAGTGAATTGAGGTCTGGAAGTCCTGTGATCTTTAAGAGTGGAAATCCCGTTCACGCTGCCTTGGCTAGCGCATCCATCCCGCTGATCTTTCACCCATATAAAATGGGGGACAAGGTTTATGTAGACGGAGGATTGTTCAACAACTTTCCCATTGATCCACTGATTGAATCGTGCACACATATTTTGGGCTCCCATGCCAATCATTTGGCAGAAGACGACGACTTGGGAAGCACCATGAAAATTGCCGATCGGGTATTCCGCTTGGCCATTTTTCAAAACGTTCGATACCGAATGGAGTTATGTGATTCCTTCATCGATCCTTCTGAGGCGAGGAAGTATACCACGTTGGGTTTTGATCCATCCATTTTACGCGAATTGTTCCAAATTGGATATGAAGCGGGAAAGGCAGAATTGGATCAAATCGAGAAGATATTGAAGAGTGAAAGCGAAAAACACGAGTCACGATCCAATTTTACAGAGATCATCAAGATCACTCATACCGAGATGAAAGAGAAGTAA